In Triticum urartu cultivar G1812 chromosome 6, Tu2.1, whole genome shotgun sequence, the following proteins share a genomic window:
- the LOC125513058 gene encoding chaperone protein ClpC1, chloroplastic-like — translation MEGALVQSAIVPTVYNSCAQVRGRARATSFRSMETQTITLGGFQGLRRANFLDTKSVVRHDFGSIVASQLARPRGKGSRMVVRAMFERFTEKAIKVIMLAQEEARRLGHNFVGTEQILLGLIGEGTGIAAKVLKSMGINLKDARVEVEKIIGRGSGFVAVEIPFTPRAKRVLELSLEEARQLGHNYIGSEHLLLGLLREGEGVAARVLESLGADPNNIRTQVIRMVGESTEAVGAGVGGGSSGQKMPTLEEYGTNLTKLAEEGKLDPVVGRQDQIERVTQILGRRTKNNPCLIGEPGVGKTAIAEGLAQRITNGDVPETIEGKKVITLDMGLLVAGTKYRGEFEERLKKLMEEIKQSDDIILFIDEVHTLIGAGAAEGAIDAANILKPALARGELQCIGATTLDEYRKHIEKDPALERRFQPVKVPEPTVDETIQILRGLRERYELHHKLQYTDDALVAAAKLSYQYISDRFLPDKAIDLIDEAGSRVRLRHAQLPDEAKELDKELRQVTKDKNEAVRGQDFEKAGELRDREMELKAQITAIIDKSKEMVKAESESGEVGPLVTEADIQHIVSSWTGIPVEKVSADESDRLLKMEATLHQRIIGQDEAVKAISRAIRRARVGLKNPNRPIASFIFSGPTGVGKSELAKALASYYFGSEEAMIRLDMSEFMERHTVSKLIGSPPGYVGYTEGGQLTEAVRRRPYTVVLFDEIEKAHPDVFNMMLQILEDGRLTDSKGRTVDFKNTLLIMTSNVGSSVIEKGGRKIGFDLDYDEKDTSYNRIKSLVTEELKQYFRPEFLNRLDEMIVFRQLTKLEVKEIADIMLKEVFDRLKVKEIDLQVTERFRDRVVDDGYNPSYGARPLRRAIMRLLEDSLAEKMLAGEVKEGDSAIVDVDSEGKVIVLNGGSGVLEPLTPILST, via the exons ATGGAGGGGGCTCTGGTCCAGTCAGCAATTGTTCCTACTGTATATAACAGCTGCGCTCAGGTCCGTGGGCGTGCCAGGGCGACATCGTTCCGTAGTATGGAGACACAAACCATTACCCTTGGAGGTTTTCAAGGACTGAGGAGGGCAAACTTTCTTGATACGAAATCTGTGGTCAGGCATGATTTCGGCTCTATTGTGGCAAGTCAGCTTGCACGTCCAAGAGGGAAGGGGTCTAGAATGGTTGTCCGTGCCATGTTTGAGCGCTTCACAGAGAAAGCAATCAAGGTGATTATGCTTGCTCAAGAGGAAGCGAGACGTCTAGGCCACAATTTTGTTGGGACAGAGCAGATCCTGCTTGGCCTTATTGGGGAGGGTACAGGTATTGCAGCTAAGGTTCTTAAGTCAATGGGCATCAATCTTAAGGATGCTCGTGTAGAAGTTGAGAAGATCATTGGGCGAGGCAGTGGTTTTGTGGCCGTTGAGATTCCTTTCACACCCCGTGCAAAGCGTGTGTTGGAGCTGTCGCTTGAAGAAGCTCGTCAACTTG GTCATAATTACATAGGATCTGAACACTTGCTGCTGGGCTTGCTTCGTGAAGGTGAAGGTGTGGCTGCCCGAGTGCTAGAAAGTCTCGGCGCTGATCCAAACAATATCCGCACACAG GTCATAAGAATGGTTGGTGAAAGCACAGAAGCTGTTGGTGCTGGTGTTGGTGGTGGAAGCAGTGGTCAAAAAATGCCCACACTTGAAGAATATGGTACTAATTTGACGAAGCTAGCTGAAGAG GGTAAACTAGATCCAGTTGTTGGCAGGCAGGACCAAATTGAGCGTGTCACCCAAATATTAGGCAGGCGAACAAAGAACAACCCTTGCCTAATTGGAGAGCCAGGTGTTGGCAAGACTGCTATTGCAGAGGGACTTGCACAGCGTATTACCAACGGGGATGTTCCAGAAACAATTGAAGGAAAAAAG GTTATTACACTTGACATGGGGCTGCTTGTTGCTGGCACCAAGTATCGTGGAGAGTTTGAAGAAAGGCTGAAGAAGCTTATGGAGGAAATTAAGCAAAGTGATGATATCATTCTCTTCATTGATGAAGTGCACACTTTGATTGGAGCTGGTGCAGCTGAGGGTGCAATCGATGCAGCCAACATCTTGAAACCTGCTCTTGCAAGAGGTGAATTGCAG TGTATTGGTGCCACAACGCTGGACGAGTACAGAAAGCATATTGAGAAAGATCCGGCACTGGAGAGAAGATTTCAGCCAGTCAAGGTTCCAGAACCGACTGTTGATGAAACGATACAAATTTTGAGAGGTCTTCGTGAGAGATATGAGCTTCACCATAAGCTGCAATATACAGATGATGCTCTTGTTGCTGCTGCGAAATTGTCATACCAGTATATCAG TGATCGTTTCCTGCCTGACAAAGCTATCGACCTGATTGATGAAGCTGGATCACGCGTCAGATTGAGGCATGCTCAG CTCCCTGATGAAGCCAAAGAATTGGACAAAGAACTCCGCCAGGTTACCAAGGATAAGAACGAGGCAGTACGTGGCCAAGATTTTGAGAAG GCTGGGGAACTAAGAGACAGAGAAATGGAACTGAAGGCACAGATTACGGCCATCATTGACAAGAGCAAGGAAATGGTTAAGGCAGAGAGCGAGTCTGGTGAAGTTGGTCCTTTGGTCACGGAGGCAGATATCCAGCATATTGTCTCCTCTTGGACTGGAATACCTGTCGAGAAGGTTTCCGCTGATGAATCTGACCGTCTCCTGAAGATGGAGGCAACACTGCATCAACGTATCATTGGCCAGGACGAGGCTGTGAAAGCTATTAGCCGTGCAATCCGTCGAGCCCGTGTTGGCCTCAAGAACCCAAACAGACCTATTGCTAGTTTTATATTCTCTGGACCAACCGGTGTTGGTAAATCAGAACTTGCTAAAGCTTTGGCATCGTACTACTTTGGCTCTGAGGAAGCCATGATCAGGCTTGATATGAGTGAGTTCATGGAGAGACATACTGTTTCGAAACTAATTGGGTCGCCACCCGGATATGTTGGCTATACTGAGGGTGGTCAATTAACTGAAGCAGTTCGTCGTCGCCCTTACACAGTAGTTCTCTTTGATGAGATCGAAAAGGCACATCCAGACGTCTTCAACATGATGCTTCAAATACTGGAAGATGGAAGATTGACTGACAGCAAGGGGCGGACTGTTGATTTCAAGAATACGCTGTTGATCATGACATCTAATGTTGGAAGCAGTGTCATTGAGAAGGGAGGCCGCAAGATCGGATTTGACCTTGACTATGATGAGAAGGACACCAGCTACAACAGGATTAAGAGCCTGGTGACTGAGGAGCTAAAGCAGTACTTCCGGCCTGAGTTCTTGAACAGATTGGATGAGATGATTGTTTTCCGCCAGCTGACAAAGCTGGAGGTGAAGGAAATTGCAGACATTATGCTGAAAGAAGTGTTTGACAGGCTGAAGGTAAAGGAAATCGACCTTCAA